CTGCAGTGTCTCGACGAGCCGCAGCTTGTGCTCGGGGCTGGTCCGGGCGAAGACGATCGCCTCATCGGCGTTCTTTCGGAACCCCGCATCCTCCAGCGCATCGAGGTCCTGGCCGGTCACGGCCTTGGGATCATCGGCAAGTCCAAGCTGGATGGCGATCGCGCGAGCGGTGGCGGCGTGGTCGCCAGTGATCATTTTGACGCGGATGCCAGCCGCCTTGCACTCCGCAATCGCCTCAATTGCCTCTGGCCGAGGAGGGTCGATCAGCCCCACCAGGCCGAGCAGTGTGAGACCGTGCTCGACATCGGACGGCGTGATCTGCCGGTCACCGCCGTTCATGGTGCGACGTGCCAGTGCGATCACACGCTGCCCGCGGGTCGCGAGCTGATCGATTTGTCTGTGCCAGGCTTCCGGATCGAGCATGCGCTCGCCATCCAGCGTCGCGACATGGGTGCACATTCCCAAGATGCGCTCCGGTGCACCCTTGACGTAGGCGACAGGTGCATGATCGCCACGCGCGTTGAGCGTGGTCATGTAGCGATGGCGCGAGTCGAACGGAATTTCGTCGAGGCGAGGGAAATTTGCCCGGGCGGCAGCCGCATCATGTCCGGCCTTGATGGCGAGCGAGACCATTGCTCCTTCCATCGGATCGCCATCAACCATCCAATCTTCGCCCGATTGCCGCAGCCCTGCGTCGTTGCAGAGGAGCGCTGCGAGCGAGAGTTCCTCGAGAACAGGATCGGCGGCGGGATCGAGAGGCTCCCCGGCCTCGCCGCGAAAATGGCCCTCTGGCCTGTAACCGGAGCCTTCGACCTCAATGGTCCGATCGGCGGTGGCGATGGCGCTCACCATCATTTCGTTGCGTGTGAGCGTGCCGGTTTTGTCGGAACAGATCACGGAGACCGAGCCCAACGTCTCGACGGCGGGAAGGCGCCGGATGATCGCGTTGCGGCGCGCCATGCGCTGGACGCCAACCGCGAGGGTGATGGTCATCACGGCCGGCAGCCCCTCGGGGATCGCCGCAACGGCCAGTCCGACGACAGCCATGAAGGCATCATCGAGGCCGTAGGCCTGCACGAGCACGGCATATGAGAACACGAGCGCCGAGACAGCCAACACTGCGAAAGTGACCTGCCGCGCGAACTGGTCCATCTGCCGGACGAGCGGTGTCGCAAGCCGCTCCACCGCGCCGATCAAGGCGCTGATGCGTCCGAGCTCGGTGGCGGCGCCCGTTGCCACGACGACGCCAGTCCCCTGGCCGGCAGTGATGAACGTCCCGGAGAATGCCATCGGGAAGCGGTCACCCAGGGGAGCGCCCGCATCCACGGCCTTCACCGTCTTGTCGACGGGTACGGACTCGCCCGTGAGGATCGCTTCGTCGGCTCGGAGCTTGCGTGCCTTGATGAGTCGCAGGTCTGCCGGCACCCGGTCCCCGGCTTCGAGCAACACGATGTCGCCCGGCACGACTCTGTCCGCCGCGATTGTGATGCGTCGGCCATCGCGAATGACCGAGGCGCTTGGATCGATCATTGCGCGTATGGCATCAAGCGCCTTCTCCGCGCGGCCCTCCTGGATGAAGCCAATGATCGCGTTGACGAGTACCACGGCAAATATGACCAACGCGTCGGTCCCATGGCCGATCGCTGCGGCAAGCACGCCTGCTGCCAGAAGGACATAGATGAGCAGGTTGTGAAATTGCAGAAGGAACCGCGTCAGCGTGTTGCGGCGCGGTCCTTGGGGCAACCGGTTCGGGCCGTGTGTCTCCAGGCGGTGTGCCGCTTCATGTTCGGAGAGGCCGTCGAGATTTGTCCGAAGCGCATCGAGAGCGGCGTCCGGAGTGAGAGCATGCCATGCCAAATCGGGAGCGCCTGACGAAGAGCTGGTTTCGTGCGATACAGTTCTCGCGGCCGGTGCCGCGGATGCCGTGTTGCGCATAAGTCTTGCCTCCGTCAGTCGGTCTTGCGGCACGGCACTGCCCTTGCTGGAGGCTTGGGCCGACCAAGCGGTTGTCACGGTGTGATTGCTACCTTGAGGACACCGTCTCGCTGGTTGGCGAAGAGATCATATGCCTCCTCGATCTGGTCGAGCTTGAATCGGTGTGTCACCAGCGGCCGCGTGTCGAGGCGGTTAGATGCGATCACCTCCATCAGCCGCTGCATGCGCTCCTTCCCGCCCGGGCAGAGTGTCGTGACAATGGTGTGATCGCCGAGCCCCGCAAGAAACGGACCGACCGGAATTTTCAGGTCGTTCGAATAGACGCCCAGCGAGGATAGCGTTCCGCCGGGACGCAGGACACGCAGCGCCGCCTCAAACGTCTCCTGTCGCCCCAACGCCTCAATGGCGACGTCGACGCCGCGGCCATCGGTGAGGTGCATGATATCGTCGACCGGATCGACCTTGGTGAAATCGACGACGTGGTCCGCGCCCATCTTGCGGGCGATTTCCATCCGTGGCTGCACTGTATCGACGCCAATGATCGTCGTTGCGCCCATCAGGCGTGCGCCCGCCGTGGCGCACAAGCCGATCGGCCCTTGTGCGAAAACCGCGACCGTGTCGCCGATCCTGACCTTGCCCCTCTCGGCTCCGGAAAAGCCCGTCGACATGATGTCAGGGCACATCAGCACCTGCTCGTCACTGAGAGCATCCGGGATCGGGGCGAGATTGGCCATTGCGTCGGGCACGAGGAGATATTCCGCTTGCGCGCCATCGATCGTGTTGCCGAATCGCCAGCCTCCCATGGGCTTGAAGCCGTGCTTTGTACCTGCGCCGTCTTGCGAGTGGCAGCCGCACAGGCAGGCGGCGCTATGTCCGCTCGGAGTGATGGCGCCCGCGATGACGCGCTGCCCCTCGCAATAGCCTTTGACTGCCGATCCGAGCTTCTCGATGATGCCGACTGGCTCATGGCCGATGGTGAGGCCACGCGCTACCGGATATTCCCCCTTCAGGATATGGACATCCGTTCCGCAGATCGTCGTAGTGGTGACGCGGATCAGTGCGTCGAGAGGCCCGACATCCGGGATCGGCTTCTCATCGAGGACGATTCGGTTTGGTTCGACGAAAATCGCCGCTTTCATCTTCGCCATGCTCACTTCTCCTGTGGTACTTCCGGGGGACACACATCGTCGGGCGGACGATTGGCATGCCGTCGCAGATAGTTTTCGAGATCCGACGGTGCGATCCGCCATTCGCGCCCCAGGTCCACAGCGCGGAGGTCGCCCGATTTGATCCACGAGCGCACCGCAACCTCGCCCACCTTCAAAAGGTCGGCGACGTCCTTCACTGACAGGAATTGGCGGCTTAGCATTTGAACGCCTCTGATCGTCGATCAATGCAGTTGAACGTAGCTGATACCGCGCTTAAGTCATTTGATCGAGATCAACGCCTATTATGATCTGGCGGGGCCATATAATTCTGGTGGCAGGATGCGCGTTGCCAAACCGGTTACGATTGGAGGAGAAGGTGGACCATGCAACGAATACTCATCGCGACCGACTTCTCGACCCGCTCGGACCGAGCCTTGCGTCGAGCGACTCTGCTGGCGCGGGAGGCTGCCGCCGAGATCGTTCTTGTTCACGGGGTGGATAACGACCAGCCGCCGCGGCTAGTAAAGGCGGAGGAGCGCGCAGCAAAAGACCTGCTGAGCGATCTTGCTGCCACTCTGCGCGAAGTCGACGGTGTGCGTAGCGAGACGCGCGTTGTCCTTGGCGAACCATTTCAGGTGATCGCCGAGGCGGCGGAACGCGCCGATGCAGATGTCATCGTGATGGGGCCTCACCGGCGGCAAGCCCTGCGGGATGTTTTCATCGGCACCACGATCGAGCGGACGATTCGACGAAGCCCGCGCCCAGTCATCATGGCGAACGCTGTTCCGGCGGGAAATTATGATCGTGTTCTCATCGCTACCGACTTTTTGGACTCTTCGGCGCTCGCGGTAAGGAAGGCACGGAAGCTCGGTCTTCTCGACCACGCCGAAGTCCTCGTCCTGCATGCGTTCGATGCTCCTGCCCGGAGCATGATTACCCGCTCGGTGATGTCGACGGATGAGTTGAAGGACTATATCGCCGAAGAAGAGGAACGCGCCGGCAACGAGCTTTCCGAGTTCCTCCGAAGGGTCGATCTGCGACCGAGCCGCAGCTTCGTTCAACTGATCGAGGCCCCCATTGCCGAGATTATCCGGGACTGTGTTCGCAAACAGAAGGTGGACCTTGTCGTCATCGGAACCCACGGCAGGTCGGGACCGGCCAAGTTCTTTCTGGGAAGCGTGGCGGAGGAAGTGCTCCGCGACTCCGATGTTGACGTGTTGGTCGTTCCGGGCGATCGAGAATCGGTTCCGGGGCAGTCATAATCGAGCCGTCGCAGCGGTTCACGTCGTTTATCGTGAAGAGTCCCTGACATTGTGAAGCAGGAGACATCATTCTCGTTCTCCGTTGCACACCGAACGCTATGTGACATAGTTCCCATCGCGCGAATGTAGCTCGCTGGCACGGAACTGTGCGCGGGCACAAATATGCCCGCGCACAATCGCTTCATTTGGGGCTAACGGCCCAGATAAGCCAAAATACGAGGCCGGCTGGCACTGCAACGAATATTGCGAACTTCAGGTAATCGCGAAAACCCAGCGCGAACGCGCGGCGATGCTCGCGGCGAAAGGCTTCGACGTTCTCCCGCAACTCGGGAATCGACGTGACCCGACCAATTTCAATGATCTTCCCGTGTTTGAGAAATGTGATGAGTTCGCGGGTTTCCTCGGCAGAAATGGCGGGGTAGCATCGAAGGATGTCTTCCGCTCGCTGAGTCTCGGCGGTGGCGCCGGAATCGGTATTTGTCTTTGTGTCCATAGAAAATTCCCAAGGCAATTAAGCCCCGATAAATGAGGTAATGGGGATGGTGCCGGACACCATCTTCAATGGTGTCCACGGATGCTTGTGTCAGATGATTATCTGAGGTGGAGCTCGGGCAGAATAGGGCGATGTTTCGGCACCGGCGAATAATAGATCCGAGCGTCCGACACTGCTGCACCGCAAGGCATTGCACGGCATGACGTCAGACGAGGAGGCAAGGACCGAATCAAACCCGTGGGAGACTTTGCGGTCATTGTCCCAATTGCGAGAGACCGGGGCGATTTCTGCCTTGCCGGCACGGACGAACTGCACATGGTTGCCGATCGCCATATCAAGGAACGACTGATGGAACGGCCGATCCAGATGCGGCATCTTCTGCCCCGTCGCCGTCCAGACGAAAGAGCAAAGCAGCAGCCAGGGTAGAAGCTTGACGATATACGGGCGCACTCTAACCGGCGGTGTTGCCGCCTCAGGGCCCCGAGGCTCCTCTCGGGGTGCAAGAGCTCCCCGCTGCGTCAATCGATCCGCCGTGTTTCGTAGACCTGCAGCTTGCTTCTGACTAGCTTCGCTCCACGACCGTGACCGAGCGACTCGAGCGCGCCTGCCAATGAATCGGCCAAACGAACCTCATTGATGAGCACGTGCCCTGGGCGGGAAGAAAGATGCCGCTTGAGGACGTATGAGCCGCGTGCGGTTCTATAAACCTCAATGAAGCCCGTGTCATGATGGTCCTCCTTAAGGAGCAACTCTCCGTTGAATTCCAAATCAGGGCCATTTGGATCGTGAACGATATAGTGGTTCATTGTTCAACTCTTTACCGGCATAGCGGTGATCCGGCCCCTATCGGCCACCAATGACGACATTCGCGCAGCGATCTCCCGCTCTCCCATCACGACTTCGGAAACACCAAGCTGTTCGAGATGCTCGACCTCCGCATCGGAATGTGCCCGCGCGATCACGCGGATTTCCGGGTTGAGCTCACGCGCATGCGCAGCGATCGCTCCCGCCTCGAAGCCTTCGGGAATCGCGATCAACAGCTTGCCCGCCTGCGTGATGCCAGCAGCTTCGAGCGTTCGTGGATCTAGTGCGTCGCCGTTCAAGATCTCCACGCCGTCGGCTTCTGCCTGCCGGACCGTGTCCGGCTGATCCTCGATGACGATGAAGGGCCTTCCCCGGTTCTTCAGTTCCCGGGCGATCAGATGACCAACCCGACCATAGCCGACGAGGATGACGTGGCCTTGGGTGGCGGGCTGCTGCGGTGGCTGCTCGTCTGCCGCCGCTTCCTCTGGTCGGCTCACGATGAGCGAAAAGAGGAAGGGGTTGAGGAAGATCGATATGATCGCGCCTGCCAGGATCAGGTCGCGACCTTCGGATGGTAGCATGCCGAGTTGCGTTCCCAGTGCGGCCAGGATGAACGAAAATTCGCCGATCTGCGCGAGGCTGGCGGCGATCGTAAGCGCTTTGCCACTCGAATAGCCGAAGGCGCGGACGATGACGAAGGCCGCGATCGATTTGCCAATGATGATGATCCCGACCGTTGCCAGCAGCGGAAGCGGCTGCTCGATCACCACCGCCGGATCGAACAGCATGCCGACGGATACGAAGAACAGGACCGCAAAGGCATCGCGCAGCGGCAACGTCTCTTCCGTCGCCCGGCGGCTGAGCGGAGTCTCGCCCAGGATCATGCCCGCAAAAAAAGCGCCAAGTGCGAACGAGACATCGAACACGAAGGCTGCACCGAACGCGACTCCCAATGCGATGGCCAGAACGGCCAGGCGGAACAGTTCGCGCGAACCGGTATGCGCCACCCAATGGAGGGCGACGGGGATCAACCGGCGGCCGACGATCAGCATGAGCGC
The window above is part of the Alphaproteobacteria bacterium genome. Proteins encoded here:
- a CDS encoding NAD(P)-dependent alcohol dehydrogenase, giving the protein MAKMKAAIFVEPNRIVLDEKPIPDVGPLDALIRVTTTTICGTDVHILKGEYPVARGLTIGHEPVGIIEKLGSAVKGYCEGQRVIAGAITPSGHSAACLCGCHSQDGAGTKHGFKPMGGWRFGNTIDGAQAEYLLVPDAMANLAPIPDALSDEQVLMCPDIMSTGFSGAERGKVRIGDTVAVFAQGPIGLCATAGARLMGATTIIGVDTVQPRMEIARKMGADHVVDFTKVDPVDDIMHLTDGRGVDVAIEALGRQETFEAALRVLRPGGTLSSLGVYSNDLKIPVGPFLAGLGDHTIVTTLCPGGKERMQRLMEVIASNRLDTRPLVTHRFKLDQIEEAYDLFANQRDGVLKVAITP
- a CDS encoding cation-transporting P-type ATPase yields the protein MRNTASAAPAARTVSHETSSSSGAPDLAWHALTPDAALDALRTNLDGLSEHEAAHRLETHGPNRLPQGPRRNTLTRFLLQFHNLLIYVLLAAGVLAAAIGHGTDALVIFAVVLVNAIIGFIQEGRAEKALDAIRAMIDPSASVIRDGRRITIAADRVVPGDIVLLEAGDRVPADLRLIKARKLRADEAILTGESVPVDKTVKAVDAGAPLGDRFPMAFSGTFITAGQGTGVVVATGAATELGRISALIGAVERLATPLVRQMDQFARQVTFAVLAVSALVFSYAVLVQAYGLDDAFMAVVGLAVAAIPEGLPAVMTITLAVGVQRMARRNAIIRRLPAVETLGSVSVICSDKTGTLTRNEMMVSAIATADRTIEVEGSGYRPEGHFRGEAGEPLDPAADPVLEELSLAALLCNDAGLRQSGEDWMVDGDPMEGAMVSLAIKAGHDAAAARANFPRLDEIPFDSRHRYMTTLNARGDHAPVAYVKGAPERILGMCTHVATLDGERMLDPEAWHRQIDQLATRGQRVIALARRTMNGGDRQITPSDVEHGLTLLGLVGLIDPPRPEAIEAIAECKAAGIRVKMITGDHAATARAIAIQLGLADDPKAVTGQDLDALEDAGFRKNADEAIVFARTSPEHKLRLVETLQADGSVIAMTGDGVNDAPALKRADVGVAMGGKGTEAAKEASEMVLADDNFASIVAAVREGRTVYDNLTKVISWTLPTNGGEAFTIILAILFGLTLPITPVQILWINMITAVALGLTLAFEPTEPDAMRRPARPADQQILSGRLLWRILFVSALMVAGTFGIYTWATERGLPLETARAMAVNTMVVMEIFYLFSVRYVHGTSLTWQGVLGTRAVLIGVATVVAAQLAFTYLPPMQTVFGSGPVSVADGVIIVAVGVALLLIVEAEKRVAVAIAAFRVTERPAPHPVQGT
- a CDS encoding universal stress protein, whose amino-acid sequence is MQRILIATDFSTRSDRALRRATLLAREAAAEIVLVHGVDNDQPPRLVKAEERAAKDLLSDLAATLREVDGVRSETRVVLGEPFQVIAEAAERADADVIVMGPHRRQALRDVFIGTTIERTIRRSPRPVIMANAVPAGNYDRVLIATDFLDSSALAVRKARKLGLLDHAEVLVLHAFDAPARSMITRSVMSTDELKDYIAEEEERAGNELSEFLRRVDLRPSRSFVQLIEAPIAEIIRDCVRKQKVDLVVIGTHGRSGPAKFFLGSVAEEVLRDSDVDVLVVPGDRESVPGQS
- a CDS encoding cation:proton antiporter; the protein is MLIVGRRLIPVALHWVAHTGSRELFRLAVLAIALGVAFGAAFVFDVSFALGAFFAGMILGETPLSRRATEETLPLRDAFAVLFFVSVGMLFDPAVVIEQPLPLLATVGIIIIGKSIAAFVIVRAFGYSSGKALTIAASLAQIGEFSFILAALGTQLGMLPSEGRDLILAGAIISIFLNPFLFSLIVSRPEEAAADEQPPQQPATQGHVILVGYGRVGHLIARELKNRGRPFIVIEDQPDTVRQAEADGVEILNGDALDPRTLEAAGITQAGKLLIAIPEGFEAGAIAAHARELNPEIRVIARAHSDAEVEHLEQLGVSEVVMGEREIAARMSSLVADRGRITAMPVKS
- a CDS encoding helix-turn-helix domain-containing protein gives rise to the protein MLSRQFLSVKDVADLLKVGEVAVRSWIKSGDLRAVDLGREWRIAPSDLENYLRRHANRPPDDVCPPEVPQEK